CGATCAGGTCGGGGTTGACGGCGATCTCCTCGATCAGGACCCGGCGCGCGATCGCCACCGCAAGCTCGACGACCTGGGATTCCGCCTCCTTCGCGATCTGCGCCCGCAGCGCATGCACGGATTCAACCGCGCTCTTCAAGCCGTCGAGAAGCCGTGCCGCTTCGCTCTCCACGCTCTCCAGGCCTGCCTTCCTCCCCTCATCGAAACCCTTGAGCTGCGCCTCGCGCACGGCATCCCTGGGGCTTCGCTGTGCGGAATGGCTTCCCCCGCGTCCTTCCGGACGCCCTCCGCGCGCGGGTTCCGCCGCCCCCTCGAACGAAGGAAGGACGTACTTCGCCACTTTCGCGTCCTTGACGAGCTTCCCCTTATACAACGAGCTCCTCTCCCGCCCGTCCGCCGATGACGATCTTCCCGTCCTGTTCCAGTTTCCTCGTTACGGTGACGATCTTCTGTTGCGCCTTCTCGACGTCGGATACCTTGACCGGCCCCTTCGTCGACATCTCGTCCTTGAGGATATCCGCCGCACGCGTCGACATGTTCTTGAAGATCTTCTTCCTGAGCTCCTCCGAGGCCGTCTTCAGGGCAAGGCTCAGCTCCTCCGTGCTCACCTCCTTCAGAACCGCCTGGATCGCGTGGTCGTCGAGATCCACGATGTCGTCGAAGACGAACATCAGCTCACGGATCGACTCCGCAAGCGCCTTGTCCTGCTCCTCTATCTTCAGGAAGAGCGCCTCCTCCGTCGAGCGGTCGGACTGGTTCAGAATCTCGGCGATCGTCTTTTTCCCGCCCACCTTGATCCCCGTGCCCACGCCGCCGACGTCCAGCTGCCCCTCGAGGGCGTCCCGGATCTCCTCTATGGCGGTCTCGGGGATCCTCTCCGTCATGGCGATCCGCATAGCGACGTCGGCTTTCAGCTCCTCCCCGAAGTGG
Above is a genomic segment from Deltaproteobacteria bacterium containing:
- the fliG gene encoding flagellar motor switch protein FliG — encoded protein: LDSLRWVDPWTLANFLMTEHPQTIAFILCLLEPIRAAEILSHFGEELKADVAMRIAMTERIPETAIEEIRDALEGQLDVGGVGTGIKVGGKKTIAEILNQSDRSTEEALFLKIEEQDKALAESIRELMFVFDDIVDLDDHAIQAVLKEVSTEELSLALKTASEELRKKIFKNMSTRAADILKDEMSTKGPVKVSDVEKAQQKIVTVTRKLEQDGKIVIGGRAGEELVV